The following coding sequences lie in one Alicyclobacillus curvatus genomic window:
- a CDS encoding peptidoglycan-binding protein, whose translation MRINRRLIAFAAAGALMSSLSPMSVQAATYPMRTTKIELNSMPLSNPSGFTYQQTTFMPLYYVQQLLNKLQIVNTWDGTTWNITTPFPNQPTFTLKTNTGPMGIVVNQKGFALHVNKVVTIDPASHKNTTFIPIWYIKEALQAVGLTSDWSGTVWNVQATYTAYDKTGKLLGVFTNLSDAETALLDFPGGEVKDDKGNVVFTEDSFKNVDLRYPAPANLNAATLNAYLSSHSTVMAGLGQVFMDAEQTYGVDANYLVSHAIEETGSNGNFSSIAQAKNNLYGYGAYDANAASDAGTFPSEAYAILFQAWEVRNNYLNPGASNYTTPTLDGMAQNYASDPNWANKVNNLMDQLAIDLNDNITSYEQYSPANQPVPPAGSAVIPVYLMNGAMGTVTADPYYGASLPVFTDGGAGHQHMFVRELQLGDQGDDVQTLQKALNGAENAGLTTDGIFGAKTQSALIEYQSAHGLAPTGVCDFQLWNDILNLTDSAGTVSSSESVSIDGIVEGMAGGAVTEWYHIANLGWVNASDVNLTNVYRVTVPSLQSATGVNVAVTDAAGNSVGTLHAGDYVVSANPSPVSGKIAVQFVSATSAPVSGYMNATDATLTQVSH comes from the coding sequence GTGCGCATCAACAGACGTCTCATTGCTTTCGCTGCGGCTGGTGCCTTAATGTCCAGTCTCTCACCCATGTCTGTGCAGGCTGCAACATACCCCATGCGGACAACCAAGATTGAGCTCAACTCGATGCCGTTGTCAAATCCCTCCGGATTCACCTATCAACAGACCACCTTCATGCCTTTATACTACGTGCAACAGTTGCTGAACAAATTACAGATAGTAAACACTTGGGACGGCACAACTTGGAACATTACGACTCCATTCCCGAATCAACCCACTTTTACGCTCAAGACCAACACTGGCCCGATGGGGATTGTCGTCAATCAGAAGGGTTTTGCACTTCATGTCAACAAAGTGGTGACGATTGACCCGGCATCGCACAAGAATACAACATTCATCCCCATTTGGTACATAAAAGAGGCCCTGCAGGCCGTTGGCCTCACAAGCGACTGGAGTGGAACTGTGTGGAATGTGCAAGCAACGTACACCGCCTACGACAAGACGGGAAAGCTGCTCGGGGTGTTCACGAATCTGTCCGATGCAGAGACAGCGCTGCTTGATTTTCCGGGTGGCGAGGTCAAGGATGATAAGGGAAATGTCGTCTTTACGGAGGACTCCTTTAAAAATGTCGACCTCCGATATCCGGCTCCAGCAAACCTCAATGCAGCCACTCTAAACGCATATTTAAGCAGTCACAGCACCGTCATGGCCGGGCTCGGACAGGTTTTTATGGACGCAGAGCAAACATACGGTGTCGATGCAAACTATCTTGTCTCTCATGCAATCGAAGAGACAGGCAGTAACGGGAACTTTAGCAGCATCGCACAAGCTAAGAACAACTTGTATGGCTACGGTGCTTACGATGCGAATGCAGCAAGTGATGCCGGTACATTTCCAAGTGAGGCGTATGCGATTTTGTTTCAGGCGTGGGAGGTCCGCAATAACTACTTGAATCCAGGGGCTTCAAACTACACGACGCCGACTCTTGATGGAATGGCGCAAAACTATGCATCGGATCCCAATTGGGCAAACAAGGTCAACAACCTCATGGACCAACTTGCCATTGACCTCAACGATAACATCACCAGCTATGAGCAATACTCGCCAGCGAATCAACCGGTTCCGCCAGCAGGAAGTGCGGTCATTCCTGTGTACTTAATGAACGGGGCGATGGGCACTGTAACAGCTGACCCGTATTATGGAGCCAGCTTGCCGGTGTTTACAGACGGAGGTGCAGGACATCAGCACATGTTTGTACGGGAGCTCCAACTGGGAGACCAGGGCGATGACGTCCAAACACTGCAAAAGGCCCTGAATGGCGCTGAAAATGCGGGGCTGACAACGGACGGTATTTTTGGTGCGAAGACACAATCGGCGTTGATTGAATACCAAAGCGCACATGGGCTTGCGCCAACGGGCGTATGTGATTTTCAGCTCTGGAATGACATCCTAAACCTCACCGATTCGGCGGGGACAGTGAGCAGTTCAGAGTCCGTCAGCATTGACGGAATTGTCGAAGGAATGGCGGGTGGTGCTGTCACCGAGTGGTACCATATTGCGAACCTTGGCTGGGTAAACGCAAGCGACGTAAACCTTACCAACGTCTATCGGGTGACGGTTCCTTCGTTGCAGTCTGCAACCGGCGTCAATGTAGCGGTGACAGATGCGGCAGGAAACAGCGTCGGTACACTACACGCGGGTGATTACGTGGTGTCAGCCAATCCTTCCCCCGTGAGCGGGAAAATCGCGGTTCAGTTCGTCAGCGCGACGAGTGCACCTGTGAGCGGATATATGAACGCCACGGACGCAACATTGACACAAGTTTCACACTGA
- the crcB gene encoding fluoride efflux transporter CrcB yields the protein MSLLPAILVSLGAALGSLSRYGVGRAISARTKGDFPWGTWLINLFGTFLLGVFFRELESAHHELDWWMLLGTGLCGGFTTFSTMSVEARQLLRTRKGLAVLYLGSSLVLGFLIAYATK from the coding sequence ATGAGTCTCTTGCCTGCCATCCTAGTCAGCTTGGGGGCTGCTCTCGGCTCACTATCGCGTTATGGTGTGGGACGAGCCATATCAGCACGGACGAAAGGTGATTTTCCTTGGGGGACGTGGCTTATCAACCTCTTTGGCACGTTTTTACTCGGGGTATTCTTTCGTGAACTGGAAAGCGCACATCACGAACTCGATTGGTGGATGCTGCTCGGGACTGGTCTGTGCGGAGGATTTACGACGTTCTCGACGATGTCAGTTGAAGCAAGGCAGTTACTGCGTACACGAAAAGGGCTGGCTGTCTTGTACCTGGGGAGTTCGCTTGTGCTCGGGTTTCTCATTGCGTACGCCACAAAGTAG
- the crcB gene encoding fluoride efflux transporter CrcB, translating into MNRIAIVLGGLAGGLFRYMFETLVPTPMSLPFGTLMVNLLGCFLLGFIYFIADEREWPSWLRLGLGTGFVGAFTTFSTFSLELSELSGSHILWAAIYALVSMVGGLSFVMLGEWTGSVVLGKRIATEEAYS; encoded by the coding sequence ATGAATCGAATTGCGATTGTCTTAGGGGGACTCGCGGGGGGGCTCTTCCGCTACATGTTTGAGACATTGGTTCCAACGCCGATGTCGTTGCCGTTTGGAACGCTTATGGTCAATCTTCTCGGCTGCTTCCTACTTGGATTCATATACTTCATCGCCGATGAACGGGAATGGCCGTCTTGGCTGCGGCTCGGTCTTGGCACAGGGTTCGTCGGTGCGTTCACCACCTTTTCTACTTTTAGTCTAGAATTGTCCGAACTAAGCGGTTCACATATTCTCTGGGCGGCTATTTACGCGCTGGTCAGCATGGTCGGTGGACTGTCGTTTGTCATGCTTGGCGAGTGGACAGGCAGTGTCGTCCTCGGTAAACGCATCGCGACGGAGGAAGCCTACTCATGA
- a CDS encoding endospore germination permease, which translates to MTKISRTQLFFMLIWVILGTGLMSIPLTIARFSARGGWIVALFFIVGALTALFTTWVVNKNFPSISFLQALNVVYGPWVGRLLALIGLLWVYLFLCMVLRELNLFVEMTILPKTPLYWISALGLVPVAYAVYQGLESVARVTELFSIVMLPIIVVLMILPLNVADLHLLRPFIAGGWDPIFRAALTPDVSFALEFTIAIYLLGDLAVREKVHWDILKAALVVTFILCVMEVLIIAVLGPAADYFTFPSLEVIRSIRYGQFIERLDTALVLIILTMMFVKLATFHYVFCDLLRYVFTLSSIRVVAFAGVVPVWAGSVLFWKNSVALHNYMMFVTPTLFVVVLQGIPWLTVAIWPLKKKFSSASS; encoded by the coding sequence GTGACGAAAATATCCAGAACCCAGTTGTTCTTTATGCTGATATGGGTCATTCTTGGCACAGGTTTGATGAGCATTCCACTCACTATCGCACGCTTCTCCGCGCGTGGGGGATGGATTGTGGCCCTGTTTTTCATCGTAGGTGCATTGACTGCTCTTTTCACTACGTGGGTTGTAAACAAAAATTTCCCGAGTATATCCTTTCTGCAGGCACTGAATGTCGTATACGGACCCTGGGTGGGGCGTCTGTTGGCGCTGATTGGTTTACTCTGGGTTTACTTATTTCTCTGTATGGTCCTTCGCGAGTTAAATCTTTTTGTTGAGATGACAATTTTGCCGAAAACACCGCTCTACTGGATTAGTGCACTTGGCCTCGTTCCTGTCGCTTATGCCGTATACCAAGGCCTTGAGAGCGTTGCAAGAGTCACCGAGTTGTTTTCAATAGTAATGCTGCCCATCATTGTTGTGCTGATGATTCTCCCGCTGAACGTAGCCGACCTTCATTTGTTACGGCCCTTCATTGCCGGAGGGTGGGATCCGATTTTCCGGGCTGCTCTCACTCCCGATGTCTCCTTTGCACTTGAATTCACCATCGCAATTTACTTGCTCGGCGACCTTGCGGTTCGTGAAAAGGTACACTGGGATATCTTAAAAGCTGCACTTGTCGTTACGTTCATTCTATGTGTCATGGAAGTTCTGATTATTGCAGTGCTCGGGCCGGCAGCTGATTACTTTACATTCCCGTCCTTGGAAGTCATTCGCAGCATTCGCTATGGACAGTTTATTGAACGCCTCGACACAGCACTCGTTCTTATCATCTTGACGATGATGTTCGTCAAGTTAGCCACATTTCACTATGTCTTTTGTGACCTGCTCCGCTACGTATTCACTTTGAGTTCCATACGCGTTGTCGCATTCGCGGGGGTTGTCCCCGTATGGGCGGGAAGTGTCCTTTTCTGGAAAAACTCCGTCGCTCTTCATAACTACATGATGTTTGTTACACCGACACTGTTTGTTGTGGTGCTTCAGGGGATTCCCTGGCTTACCGTCGCCATCTGGCCGCTCAAGAAAAAGTTTTCGTCCGCTTCATCCTGA
- a CDS encoding spore germination protein — protein MIRKRSKKQLQERIDSLTSLAPQRESTVPEDFSEYERELRETWNHCDDLRIAVFRMGLSKLLVAWLDGLVDRHAMQVAVLDRLTAAELGTEGILQLEPLLVGAPITYCNTMGAIHRSISDGHVVIFLEGRHQALSIDLTNLPGRAVESSQNEPSIEGPQEAFVETFNMNIAMVRKRLKSPRFKVETRRIGKVTDTPVAILYIEGIVDPKLVVEIRERLSRIQIDSILDVNYVREMIRDSPLSLFPTTESTERPDKVTAAILQGRIGIIVHGATHTLLLPAVFVQYLIASEDSYSNFYLATGLRMLRHVMFWTSVVLPALYVSLLSYHQDLIPTPLLISLEGQHEGIPFPTFFEAFLMQFFFEALREAGQRLPRAVGQSVSIVGGLVIGDAAVNAGIVSPGMVIVVASTGIASFTIASYTLVNTSRVLQFCFLASAALMGLYGVVLLGIIVITHMVSLRSLGVPYMSPYAPLSLPDMKDTILRAPWWMIKTRPMIFSPRDVVRNRTPEPGPEAGE, from the coding sequence GTGATTCGAAAACGGTCCAAAAAACAGTTACAGGAGCGGATTGACAGCCTGACTTCGCTAGCACCGCAAAGAGAATCGACGGTTCCTGAGGATTTTTCTGAGTACGAACGCGAACTGCGGGAGACTTGGAATCACTGCGACGACCTGAGAATTGCCGTTTTCCGAATGGGATTGTCAAAGCTGTTAGTCGCGTGGTTGGACGGGCTCGTCGATCGACATGCAATGCAAGTCGCGGTCTTGGACCGGCTGACTGCGGCCGAACTCGGGACTGAGGGAATTTTGCAGTTGGAACCGCTGCTTGTGGGCGCTCCAATTACGTATTGCAACACGATGGGGGCGATTCATCGCAGCATCAGCGATGGACACGTGGTCATCTTCCTGGAGGGGAGGCATCAGGCCCTCAGTATCGACTTGACGAACTTGCCCGGCAGGGCGGTCGAGTCTTCTCAGAACGAACCGAGCATTGAAGGGCCGCAAGAAGCGTTTGTCGAGACCTTCAACATGAACATTGCCATGGTCAGAAAACGGTTGAAAAGTCCACGATTCAAGGTTGAGACAAGAAGGATAGGTAAGGTGACCGACACTCCAGTTGCCATATTGTATATCGAAGGTATTGTCGACCCGAAGTTGGTTGTTGAGATTCGGGAGCGCCTGAGTCGAATTCAAATTGACTCCATTTTGGACGTGAACTATGTGCGTGAAATGATTCGGGATTCGCCGTTGTCGCTGTTTCCAACGACAGAGTCGACAGAGCGCCCTGACAAAGTTACGGCGGCTATTTTACAGGGCCGAATCGGCATTATCGTCCATGGCGCCACGCACACGCTGCTTTTGCCTGCGGTGTTTGTACAATATCTGATTGCCTCAGAGGACAGCTATTCAAACTTCTATCTGGCAACAGGACTTCGGATGTTGCGCCACGTTATGTTCTGGACGTCGGTGGTTTTGCCTGCGTTATATGTATCACTGCTGTCCTATCACCAAGACCTGATTCCGACTCCACTGCTCATCAGCCTTGAAGGACAACATGAAGGCATTCCCTTTCCGACGTTCTTCGAGGCGTTTCTGATGCAATTCTTTTTTGAAGCACTGCGCGAGGCAGGTCAAAGACTGCCGCGAGCTGTCGGTCAGTCCGTTAGTATTGTTGGCGGTCTCGTCATCGGTGACGCGGCTGTGAATGCGGGCATCGTTTCGCCAGGAATGGTCATTGTGGTCGCATCAACAGGCATCGCGTCATTTACAATCGCTTCGTACACGCTTGTCAACACGAGTCGGGTCTTGCAGTTCTGTTTTTTGGCTTCAGCGGCGTTGATGGGATTATACGGGGTTGTTTTACTGGGGATTATCGTCATCACGCATATGGTATCGCTTCGGTCTTTGGGGGTCCCGTACATGAGTCCTTATGCGCCCCTATCTTTGCCGGACATGAAGGACACCATTCTGCGAGCTCCGTGGTGGATGATAAAGACGAGACCAATGATTTTCTCGCCGAGGGATGTGGTCAGAAACAGAACGCCGGAACCTGGTCCAGAAGCAGGGGAGTAG
- a CDS encoding endospore germination permease, with protein MPNKLTRIETLLLMFWTIMGTGILAIPFAIGHFTTRDGWLSPLFLPLPGLTMVIVAVVYARFNQGNLIQSLRQSFGLFIGGGIGVWYTLCLFIITATVWRELTEFMGTTVYPDTPVPLVSSMLVFPISYGVHKGIKSIGSFGEFLAPLALIVTTAVVLFSIMDMHLDSLFPTLADGWRPILRGSVVPSITYALEPLVIVQIVQDLNSRKTLGRDLIITLFFVVIALVLIEVVVIAVLGSSVGELTYPILEVIRSISVGEFIERLDTFYVMGVLSTIYIKLAVFHYAFCKALEELFHLSSYRVIVWTGALAAWAASMFLFPDTNAVAEFITFATPAYFIVTLLCIPVLLTIRQSFSKNPRSQSTG; from the coding sequence ATGCCAAATAAACTGACCCGAATCGAAACCCTGCTTCTAATGTTTTGGACAATTATGGGCACTGGGATTTTGGCCATCCCGTTTGCAATTGGTCACTTTACGACTAGAGACGGATGGCTGTCACCCTTGTTTCTCCCTCTCCCAGGACTCACAATGGTGATTGTGGCGGTTGTCTACGCGCGCTTTAACCAAGGGAACCTGATTCAAAGCCTTCGCCAATCGTTTGGATTGTTTATCGGCGGAGGAATTGGCGTCTGGTACACACTGTGCCTATTCATCATCACGGCCACGGTCTGGCGTGAACTGACGGAGTTTATGGGCACGACGGTGTATCCTGATACACCTGTTCCGCTCGTTTCTTCGATGTTGGTGTTCCCGATCTCGTATGGGGTGCATAAAGGCATCAAGTCTATCGGTTCTTTTGGTGAGTTCCTGGCGCCCCTTGCACTCATTGTGACAACAGCAGTGGTACTGTTCAGTATCATGGATATGCACCTTGACTCATTGTTTCCAACATTAGCCGACGGCTGGAGGCCCATCCTGCGAGGGTCTGTTGTTCCGAGCATCACGTATGCCCTCGAGCCGCTCGTGATTGTGCAAATCGTCCAAGACCTGAACAGCCGCAAAACTCTGGGTAGAGATCTCATCATCACCCTTTTTTTCGTCGTCATTGCTCTGGTTCTCATTGAAGTTGTTGTGATTGCAGTCCTTGGCAGTTCCGTTGGAGAACTGACTTATCCAATTTTAGAGGTCATCCGGTCTATCTCAGTCGGCGAGTTCATCGAAAGACTGGATACATTTTACGTGATGGGTGTGTTATCGACCATCTACATCAAACTCGCCGTGTTTCATTACGCATTTTGTAAGGCTCTCGAAGAACTGTTTCATCTTTCGAGCTACAGGGTTATTGTCTGGACAGGCGCCCTGGCCGCATGGGCCGCAAGCATGTTTCTGTTCCCAGACACAAATGCCGTGGCTGAATTCATCACTTTTGCCACCCCGGCGTATTTCATCGTGACATTGCTTTGCATACCGGTGCTTCTGACCATTCGACAGTCGTTTTCAAAAAATCCGCGTTCACAGTCGACAGGATAA
- a CDS encoding transposase, which produces MNGVKYKNFEQASFEDIMVYSVIPPHPFWDAVAKYIDFSFADKLCAPLYSPIGQHPYAPSLKLKIHLVQRYYNISDREMELKIVGDIFIKRFLGVPISLAKFDHSTIALDRSRLGADIFHACHVNILAQALNLGMWGQDDDRWLVDAFHTHANVATPSVYELIQQAAQKLVRYLKRHNPARYEKLKENMDVGAFFRKLKREVQGSERNLAFSNLCVLAFSLVAWLERADTDDMDTQWKNDNEQETAKQQREVLLRILRENVTPKLPDENQSPSSENVEPQKEDIQYVEQDKNNKPSDRVVSAHDPEVRVGHKSKKLAFIGDKTQVVESANSHLVLNAEPIPGNEVDGIALESVVKAVVDEFDKRPKEVVADSAYGNAENRDKLSKELHILLTAPLPKFTNPSGKAFRAEDFTYIPERDVVVCPGGYTSVRKNHIKQSKGTQHGFAEEDCTACPLRAQCTDHAKGRTVFVSDYWELIQEAKKYNASQEGQEALRARYEIERTNNEMKRHHGLGKPRTRGRSKLRIDVKITSMVVNVKVMVKELLNRGKPLEAPVCL; this is translated from the coding sequence ATGAACGGGGTAAAGTACAAGAACTTTGAGCAAGCCTCCTTCGAGGACATCATGGTGTATTCAGTCATACCACCTCATCCATTCTGGGATGCAGTGGCGAAATACATTGATTTCTCGTTCGCGGATAAGCTCTGTGCTCCCTTGTACTCACCCATCGGCCAACACCCGTATGCCCCGTCCTTGAAACTTAAAATCCATCTCGTACAGCGGTACTACAACATTTCCGACCGTGAGATGGAGCTAAAGATCGTCGGTGATATCTTCATTAAGCGATTTTTAGGTGTACCGATCTCACTCGCAAAGTTTGACCACAGCACAATTGCGCTGGACAGGAGTCGGCTTGGCGCGGATATATTCCATGCCTGTCACGTGAATATCCTCGCTCAGGCACTGAACCTCGGCATGTGGGGACAAGATGATGACCGCTGGTTGGTAGATGCGTTCCACACGCATGCCAATGTTGCTACGCCAAGTGTATATGAGCTCATTCAACAAGCGGCTCAAAAGCTTGTGCGTTACTTGAAGCGTCATAACCCAGCGCGTTACGAAAAATTGAAGGAGAACATGGATGTGGGGGCATTCTTTCGCAAACTCAAGCGTGAGGTGCAGGGCAGCGAAAGAAATCTCGCCTTCAGCAATCTATGTGTTTTGGCGTTCAGTTTAGTGGCATGGCTGGAACGTGCGGACACCGACGACATGGATACCCAGTGGAAAAACGACAATGAGCAGGAAACAGCCAAGCAACAACGCGAGGTGCTCCTGCGTATTTTACGTGAGAACGTTACTCCGAAGCTCCCTGACGAAAACCAGTCTCCTTCATCTGAGAATGTGGAACCACAGAAAGAGGATATTCAGTACGTTGAACAGGACAAAAATAACAAGCCCTCCGACCGTGTAGTGAGTGCACATGACCCAGAAGTACGTGTTGGGCACAAGTCCAAAAAGCTGGCGTTTATTGGCGATAAGACACAAGTCGTGGAGTCGGCCAACTCTCACCTAGTCCTCAATGCGGAGCCTATCCCTGGTAATGAAGTAGATGGAATTGCACTGGAGTCGGTTGTAAAGGCTGTGGTGGATGAGTTCGACAAGCGTCCCAAGGAAGTAGTGGCAGACTCAGCTTACGGAAATGCTGAGAATCGCGACAAGCTCTCCAAGGAACTACATATCCTTCTAACGGCACCGTTGCCCAAATTCACGAACCCGTCCGGAAAGGCATTTCGAGCTGAAGACTTCACATACATACCGGAACGTGACGTGGTCGTGTGTCCTGGTGGGTACACGTCAGTCCGAAAGAACCACATTAAGCAATCTAAGGGTACACAACATGGATTTGCTGAAGAGGATTGCACAGCATGCCCTTTACGTGCGCAGTGCACCGACCATGCAAAGGGACGTACTGTGTTCGTGAGTGACTACTGGGAACTGATTCAGGAGGCAAAGAAGTACAATGCGAGCCAGGAGGGTCAAGAGGCACTTCGAGCTCGATACGAAATTGAGCGCACCAATAACGAAATGAAACGTCACCACGGACTCGGAAAGCCCCGAACCCGTGGTCGTAGCAAGTTGCGGATCGACGTTAAGATTACCTCTATGGTGGTCAATGTAAAGGTAATGGTGAAGGAGTTATTGAACCGAGGTAAGCCGTTAGAGGCCCCCGTCTGCCTTTAA
- a CDS encoding effector binding domain-containing protein, whose protein sequence is MADYTIEQKDAFIVVGIGTELKSHYTDFVGLNKEKSDFWHAVSQDGTLDTLKSMATNDYAFAVNEAVNNKMMHYAGVMTEAPAPEAARVIQFPKGDYLVVKGEGKTADELSNTLASIAFGQALPKATDFAYVGAPNTTVEMGQRNGVVFGEMWIPVVRK, encoded by the coding sequence ATGGCAGATTACACCATTGAACAAAAAGATGCTTTTATTGTTGTCGGTATTGGAACTGAGTTAAAGAGCCATTACACAGACTTTGTTGGGCTCAACAAAGAAAAATCGGACTTCTGGCATGCTGTCAGTCAAGACGGGACACTGGATACTCTGAAATCCATGGCCACAAACGACTATGCGTTCGCGGTAAACGAAGCGGTGAATAACAAGATGATGCATTATGCTGGCGTGATGACGGAGGCGCCGGCACCAGAGGCAGCCAGGGTTATTCAATTCCCCAAGGGGGACTACCTCGTTGTGAAAGGGGAAGGGAAGACGGCTGATGAACTGAGCAACACGCTTGCCAGTATTGCGTTCGGTCAGGCCTTGCCGAAAGCGACGGATTTTGCCTATGTCGGTGCCCCAAATACAACGGTTGAGATGGGGCAGCGAAACGGCGTGGTCTTCGGTGAAATGTGGATTCCGGTGGTTAGAAAATAG
- a CDS encoding HTH domain-containing protein, with product MKKVERINTMMRFVNNRARFTISEIMQEFNISRSTAIRDIREIEAMGFPLVAEVGRDGGYFVMPNSVLPAVRFTDNEVKALFIGFMATRNQQLPYLKSRQSLTEKLLGLISQNQQDDLVLLNQILLFEGTNPHNPDLLDLSDLPLPMLEQLIQTLLLDRYLLVTVREEGVTQSYPIYLLHLYREKSLWLIEGFDLVEERRQIFSVDNVIQVTPYPTKQRLSEKRILARLSRQAEAINLVLELGPNAIAQFRKYHPLRVSISYTNPYQSTAILKTFINTYAAEEIAEMTNWLLFLGDDITLKEVPEEIFKVLQRRLGSYHL from the coding sequence GTGAAAAAGGTTGAACGCATTAATACCATGATGCGGTTCGTGAATAACCGCGCTCGCTTTACGATTTCCGAAATCATGCAGGAATTTAACATTTCTCGTTCGACAGCAATTCGAGATATCAGAGAGATCGAAGCCATGGGTTTTCCACTGGTCGCTGAAGTTGGGAGAGATGGCGGCTATTTTGTCATGCCCAACTCCGTCTTACCCGCCGTTCGCTTTACGGACAATGAAGTCAAAGCCCTTTTTATTGGCTTTATGGCCACAAGAAATCAACAGCTTCCGTATCTAAAGAGTCGTCAATCACTCACAGAAAAACTTCTCGGCCTCATTTCACAGAATCAGCAAGACGACCTTGTTCTGTTAAATCAAATCTTACTTTTCGAAGGGACCAACCCTCATAATCCAGACCTACTTGACCTCTCGGACCTCCCACTGCCAATGTTAGAACAACTTATCCAGACGCTACTCTTAGATCGTTATTTGCTGGTAACCGTCCGAGAAGAGGGGGTAACACAGTCTTACCCGATTTATCTGTTGCACCTCTACCGTGAAAAAAGTCTTTGGCTCATCGAAGGTTTCGATTTAGTGGAAGAAAGGAGGCAGATCTTTTCTGTCGATAATGTCATTCAAGTGACGCCCTACCCGACAAAACAACGGTTGAGTGAAAAAAGGATTTTGGCCAGACTCAGTAGGCAGGCCGAAGCCATCAATCTTGTCCTCGAGCTTGGTCCGAATGCGATTGCTCAGTTCCGAAAGTACCATCCGCTAAGGGTCTCCATTTCCTATACGAATCCTTACCAAAGCACAGCCATTCTAAAGACATTCATCAATACCTACGCCGCCGAAGAAATCGCCGAAATGACGAATTGGCTTCTTTTCCTTGGTGACGATATCACATTGAAAGAGGTACCTGAAGAAATCTTCAAGGTTCTGCAGAGACGATTGGGCTCATACCACCTCTAA
- a CDS encoding metalloregulator ArsR/SmtB family transcription factor, with the protein MQLDKLVEYHKALSDATRIRILFLLKRGPMHGQALAGKLGVSAPTITHHMTKLRNAGVVKERRNKNTIYFEIDERSFKQSAEAMLATFFGPNLSESQGGTVEEHERFRMSVLNNFFTLDGKLKQIPAQRKRRLVVLEHIVRDLRPGQEYTEKEINEYIQRFHDDYCTIRREFIVNQYMYRQHNIYELNPREMWSDWRTT; encoded by the coding sequence GTGCAACTTGACAAATTGGTTGAGTATCACAAGGCCCTGTCAGACGCAACGCGCATCAGGATCTTATTTCTATTGAAAAGAGGTCCGATGCACGGTCAGGCGTTGGCTGGAAAATTGGGGGTATCCGCTCCGACCATCACGCATCATATGACCAAGCTGAGAAATGCCGGAGTGGTTAAGGAACGACGCAATAAAAACACGATTTATTTTGAAATTGATGAGAGATCATTCAAACAAAGTGCAGAGGCGATGTTAGCGACGTTCTTTGGTCCAAATTTGAGCGAAAGTCAGGGAGGAACAGTGGAGGAACACGAGCGCTTTAGGATGTCTGTATTGAATAATTTCTTTACGTTAGATGGCAAGTTGAAGCAAATTCCCGCACAACGAAAGCGAAGACTTGTTGTACTGGAACACATTGTGAGAGATTTGCGACCAGGGCAAGAGTACACGGAAAAGGAAATCAATGAATACATTCAGCGGTTTCACGACGATTACTGCACAATTCGACGCGAATTCATCGTGAACCAGTACATGTATCGGCAACACAACATCTATGAATTGAATCCGAGGGAAATGTGGTCAGATTGGCGAACGACATGA